The following coding sequences lie in one Cardiocondyla obscurior isolate alpha-2009 unplaced genomic scaffold, Cobs3.1 scaffold76_0_78318, whole genome shotgun sequence genomic window:
- the LOC139112975 gene encoding uncharacterized protein, which translates to MQDDTGTVALTWRWWRGAPPCAPIGRGRRFAAVHWGPVAVVGTYLPPSGSIQDYEGWLEEIGVFIDGLQPLPVVLAGDFNAWSTTWGSRQTNRRGRTLEEWAATRNLVLLNQGNVPTCVRPQGESIIDLTWATPAAANMVRKWKVADDLEHLSDHRYILLELGVRATPSLTKKYFSSEKRWALKKLREDTFGASLEVSCWSRESQFQDSRPSIAKEVDWMEEAVTSACDVSMPRVRRTPRRSTYWWNDDIAELRQKANIQRRILTRCRRNSERRAAALEDYKTARMALRVAIRESKARSWEELISDLDEDPWGLAYKVVTKKLRPPAPSVTETLSPVFVKEVVDTLFPKACVRNRVGGLFSVQALETEDPEFPEIEEEEFSIAAKRSFSGNTAPGPDGLHKKVWALALQKSGRAFEIC; encoded by the coding sequence ATGCAAGACGACACAGGAACCGTGGCGCTTACGTGGCGATGGTGGCGAGGTGCACCTCCTTGTGCACCAATTGGACGAGGCCGTCGGTTCGCGGCGGTACACTGGGGCCCTGTGGCAGTGGTGGGTACATATTTACCACCATCGGGCTCTATCCAAGATTACGAAGGATGGCTGGAGGAAATTGGTGTCTTTATTGATGGACTTCAACCACTCCCTGTGGTGCTCGCGGGAGACTTTAACGCCTGGTCCACAACATGGGGTTCCCGACAAACCAACAGAAGAGGAAGAACATTAGAAGAATGGGCAGCTACGAGGAACCTGGTACTGCTAAACCAGGGGAATGTGCCCACGTGTGTGCGGCCGCAGGGTGAGTCTATTATAGACTTAACATGGGCCACCCCTGCGGCCGCCAACATGGTCCGAAAATGGAAAGTGGCCGACGATCTCGAACACCTGTCAGACCACAGGTACATCCTGTTAGAGCTCGGGGTCCGGGCCACACCCTCCCTGACAAAGAAATACTTCTCTTCAGAGAAAAGATGGGCTCTCAAAAAGTTAAGAGAGGACACGTTTGGAGCCTCTCTTGAGGTATCGTGCTGGAGTAGAGAGAGCCAGTTTCAAGACTCTAGACCCAGCATTGCGAAAGAAGTTGACTGGATGGAGGAGGCTGTTACAAGTGCCTGCGACGTCTCTATGCCGAGGGTCCGACGAACGCCACGTCGTTCTACCTACTGGTGGAATGACGACATCGCGGAGTTGCGTCAAAAGGCCAATATACAACGACGGATTCTTACGCGCTGCCGAAGAAACTCCGAAAGAAGAGCTGCTGCGTTAGAAGACTATAAGACGGCAAGGATGGCTCTACGTGTGGCAATCAGAGAGTCCAAAGCAAGATCTTGGGAAGAACTTATTTCTGATCTAGACGAAGACCCGTGGGGACTGGCATATAAGGTGGTAACAAAAAAGTTAAGACCACCAGCTCCGTCGGTCACGGAGACATTGAGTCCGGTCTTTGTCAAAGAAGTGGTGGATACTTTGTTCCCCAAGGCATGTGTAAGGAATAGAGTCGGCGGCCTGTTTTCAGTCCAAGCTCTCGAGACAGAAGACCCAGAGTTCCCGGAAATAGAAGAGGAAGAGTTTTCTATAGCAGCAAAAAGGAGTTTTAGCGGCAACACCGCACCTGGTCCAGATGGACTACACAAGAAGGTGTGGGCTCTCGCTCTTCAAAAATCGGGGAGAGCCTTCGAAATCTGCTAA
- the LOC139112976 gene encoding uncharacterized protein, whose product MVRTARVYRTVSRAAAAVLASIPPLDLTAAEHLRVFEGLRKFEREHNVRPTLAVKNRMRRYSHAHTVREWRTRLRQQWVKEGGRVLEAFEPILEDWLASRRAPSFHAAQVLSGHGCFSVYLRRIGREETEVCFHCGVSRDDAQHTLERCSAWEQEREVLVGKVGQDLSLPALVQVLVDNEEAWKTFLTFCSQVMQQKEDAERQRRGQPTVTRPTVSPIVNSSRMASASSNAATSRVPVVLQGNQPTTGARRARRVGAETGLTTATEDETRLTSRQVSANSADPQEEDADTDIICVNSSDASDASVRTTASGAFKRTRKRKDDDTIKKTRRTADRSSSSSERSFFGNDGKKRGRPLVTGKGAQILNIRAKNQELQSLKDEIKTMREIAEGGYDPSDFKGKRRTVMAERLEQEAIGLPVNAMAAEILQTAKKIEEVAVKSNNLKGGFVRILREAALKIEVNTDAMFKKIAPQESATSQEVEQLKEEVNRLREELRQARSTLTQPSSVSQAPGNTSEDIAMEVETGVELNNISQPVVLPPREEWPPIIRPAIQGKSKVLTDDEERTIKCRSPPRRKSTNRDVESLIDGKLDDTKGRPVPREGIKGKEPVKTGKVEGQRLKASTSTTQPSISKQTVEDKRPAKDGLQPKENKALGKSAPRDAEAETWSQVAKRGTNKKTKQLPKPTASAAPTKQGKQKTQKGGRLAANTATAGTSIAQPKGPRKRRTKRRRVPRTSAVVLSAPGEEYNKLMAEVRSKIKLADLGIQEKVTMRTTATGALLIQIPGSENECKADALASEMKQVLAHKENVKVSRPVITADIRVWPLEPSISTEEVIEAIVDKGACQPREIHPGNKRVNQWHECLERGHTKETCPNPIDRSGKCYRCAEPGHTARECTSAPRCPICMDIGRKADHVLGSKSCTTQKRKGNPVSRKDKSAPTGQAAMEIDVQPPSDALPQRIRSQEEGARPSVS is encoded by the exons GGACAGCGCGGGTATACCGCACAGTATCAcgtgcggcggcggcggtgctTGCAAGTATTCCACCCTTGGATCTCACCGCAGCGGAGCATCTTCGAGTCTTTGAAGGGCTCCGAAAGTTCGAGCGGGAGCACAATGTGCGACCAACACTTGCGGTTAAAAACCGCATGAGGCGCTATTCACACGCCCATACAGTTAGAGAGTGGAGGACGCGTCTACGTCAACAATGGGTCAAAGAGGGCGGACGAGTCCTCGAAGCATTTGAGCCAATTCTAGAAGATTGGCTTGCCAGTAGGAGAGCGCCTTCATTCCATGCGGCGCAAGTGTTGTCGGGACACGGCTGTTTTTCTGTATACCTGCGCCGTATCGGTAGAGAGGAAACAGAAGTTTGTTTCCACTGTGGGGTGTCACGAGATGACGCTCAACACACTCTGGAGCGATGCTCGGCATGGGAGCAAGAGCGTGAAGTACTCGTCGGAAAGGTAGGCCAAGATCTATCTCTTCCGGCATTAGTCCAAGTCCTTGTGGACAACGAGGAAGCCTGGAAGACCTTCCTTACGTTTTGCAGTCAGGTGATGCAGCAGAAAGAAGACGCGGAGAGACAGAGAAGAGGACAGCCAACAGTAACAAGGCCGACTGTGTCTCCAATTGTAAATAGTAGCAGAATGGCCTCTGCATCAAGCAACGCTGCTACCAGCAGAGTGCCAGTAGTACTTCAGGGCAATCAGCCCACCACAGGCGCTCGCCGTGCGCGCCGGGTTGGAG CTGAGACTGGCTTAACTACAGCGACAGAGGACGAAACTCGACTAACATCCAGACAGGTCTCTGCAAATTCGGCTGATCCACAAGAAGAAGATGCCGACACAGACATCATCTGCGTGAACTCATCTGATGCTTCTGATGCTTCCGTGAGAACCACGGCGTCAGGGGCATTCAAGAGAACTAGGAAGAGAAAAGACGACGACACGATTAAGAAGACTCGTCGTACGGCGGATcgctcttcctcttcctccgaGAGATCATTCTTCGGAAATGACGGGAAAAAACGAGGCCGACCACTCGTGACTGGAAAAGGTGCGCAGATTCTCAACATCAGAGCGAAGAATCAAGAGTTGCAATCCTTGAAGGATGAAATAAAGACAATGAGGGAAATAGCCGAAGGAGGATACGATCCCTCAGATTTCAAAGGGAAACGCCGTACAGTAATGGCCGAAAGATTAGAACAGGAAGCCATTGGCTTGCCTGTGAACGCCATGGCGGCCGAAATACTTCAGACGGCGAAGAAAATTGAAGAGGTTGCGGTGAAGTCCAACAACCTGAAAGGCGGCTTTGTTCGGATTCTCAGAGAGGCCGCTTTAAAAATAGAAGTTAACACGGATGCTATGTTTAAGAAGATAGCTCCGCAAGAGAGTGCGACTTCTCAAGAAGTTGAGCAGTTGAAGGAGGAAGTCAACCGGCTGCGGGAAGAGCTACGACAAGCCCGTAGCACTTTAACGCAACCTTCTTCTGTTTCCCAGGCTCCCGGAAATACATCAGAAGACATCGCAATGGAGGTGGAAACAGGAGTTGAGCTGAACAACATCTCCCAGCCCGTCGTGTTGCCTCCCCGAGAAGAGTGGCCTCCAATTATAAGGCCGGCCATCCAGGGGAAGAGCAAAGTTCTTACCGATGACGAGGAGAGGACGATAAAGTGTCGTTCTCCCCCTCGTCGGAAATCAACTAACAGGGACGTAGAGAGCTTGATAGACGGTAAACTG GATGACACCAAGGGACGCCCGGTTCCCAGGGAGGGAATCAAGGGAAAAGAGCCCGTAAAGACGGGAAAAGTCGAGGGCCAAAGGCTTAAAGCCTCTACCTCCACTACCCAGCCGTCTATATCCAAACAGACAGTTGAAGATAAGAGGCCGGCAAAAGATGGCCTTCAACCCAAAGAGAACAAGGCTCTTGGGAAATCTGCCCCGCGTGACGCTGAGGCTGAGACATGGTCTCAAGTCGCTAAACGCGGAACAAATAAGAAGACCAAGCAGTTGCCGAAACCCACGGCTTCTGCTGCACCTACCAAACAAGGAAAGCAGAAGACACAGAAAGGCGGAAGGCTTGCCGCCAATACTGCTACAGCTGGCACTTCCATAGCCCAGCCCAAAGGAccaagaaaaagaagaacgaagagaagaagagtTCCCAGGACGTCAGCCGTCGTTCTTTCGGCCCCAGGAGAAGAGTACAACAAGCTGATGGCCGAAGTACGTTCCAAGATCAAGCTGGCAGATCTTGGGATCCAGGAAAAGGTTACAATGAGAACAACAGCCACAGGAGCACTTCTCATTCAGATCCCAGGATCTGAAAATGAGTGTAAGGCCGATGCTTTAGCCAGTGAAATGAAACAGGTACTGGCGCATAAGGAGAACGTTAAAGTCTCCCGCCCCGTCATCACTGCGGACATCCGCGTCTGGCCTCTCGAGCCTTCCATTTCAACAGAGGAAGTAATTGAGGCCATCGTCGACAAAGGAGCCTGCCAGCCCAGGGAAATTCATCCCGGAAACAAGAGAGTTAACCAATGGCATGA GTGCCTCGAGCGGGGCCATACGAAGGAAACTTGCCCGAACCCGATCGACAGGTCGGGCAAATGCTACAGATGTGCTGAACCAGGGCACACTGCCAGAGAGTGCACATCCGCACCCCGATGTCCAATATGTATGGACATTGGCAGGAAAGCGGACCATGTCTTGGGTAGCAAATCGTGCACTACccaaaaaagaaagggaaatcCGGTGAGCAGAAAGGATAAGTCTGCTCCCACCGGACAGGCAGCAATGGAGATTGACGTACAACCTCCATCAGACGCGCTGCCTCAAAGAATTCGCTCTCAGGAGGAGGGAGCCCGGCCTTCAGTCTCTTAA